AATTTCATAACCGCCTATAAAAAATAGAGATAAAATCAAATAAAATCAAATACTTATAACAGTTAAGATTCTTTGTCACTATGGATCCCGGATCAAGTCCGGGATGACGTGTGTTCGATAATTTTTCAATTTACTTAAAGGTTAATTGACATTAGATGATCTGGATCATTAGCGTTAATTCAACAAACAATCCTTTAAGGAGGAAAAAATGGTTAAGAAGAATCAATTATCAAAGTGGATGTTAGGGTCTGCTGTTGCAGGGTTAGTCGTTTCTGGGGGTATTTTCCAACATAACGTTTTGAGTGTTGGCTATAGCGTTGCTCATGCCGAAGAACAAGCTCCGGCAAAAGATGAAAAGGCTAAAGACGAAAAGACTGCCAAAGATGAAAAAGCCCCGGCAAAGGATGAAAAGGCTAAAGATGAAAAGACTGCCAAAGATGAAAAAGCCCCGGCAAAGGATGAAAAGGCCAAAGATGAAAAGGCCAGCAAAGAAGAAAAAGCCAAAGATGAAAAAACTGCTAAAACCAAAGATGCTTCTTGTGGTCAAGGCAACTGCGGGGCCAACATGAAAGACGAAAAGGCCAAAACGAATTAGGCTATGGTTAATTATAACAGCACCGTTCAAAAATTAGGTGTTGGAATTGGGTTGAGGAGGGAACACTTCGATTCCCTCCTCTCAAACCCACCGGGTGATGTTGATTTTTTTGAAATAGCCCCCGAAAATTATCTGCAAATCGGTGGGCGCAATTTTAACAAGTTTTGTCAAATCGCTGAGCGCTATCCCCTATTAGCCCACGGGTTGAGCCTTTCGATTGGCAGCGTTGACCCGATCGATTTTGAATTTCTCAAACAACTCAAAAAATTTTTAAACCAATTTAAAATCCCTTGGTTTAGCGAACATTTGTGTTTTGCTTCGGTGAAGGGGGCACAATTTCATGATCTCATTCCACTAACTTTTAATGAAGCAAGCTTAAAGCACGTGGTTGCACGAGCAAAAGTAGTTCAAGATTTTTTAGAAATGCCCTTGGCCTTAGAGCATGTTTCTTATTATGCAACGTTAGGTGAAAATGAAATGTCGGAGGCCGAATTTGTAAGCCGAGTGGTGGAAGCAGCCGATTGTGCCCTCCACCTCGATATTAATAATGTTTACGTTAATGCAGTCAACCATGGTTACAGCCCTTATGAATTTTTAGATCAAATGCCCTTGCATCGGGTGATTCATGGCCATATGGCCGGGCATTATCAAAAATTGCCCGATTGGTTGATTGATACGCACGGGGCGGCGATTATTGAGCCGGTTTGGGATTTGCTTCGCTATGTGAGCCAAAAGTTAGAATTCCCGGCCATTCTGGTGGAGCGCGATCATAACCTGCCACCGGTAGAAGAAGTGTTAGCTGAGATGCGGCAGATGCGGGAGGTCTTAGAAAGGTCGAGAAAAAGTGTCATCGCAAGCAATGTCATCCCTGCGCAAGCAGTGATCCATGATGATGCAACAATCTCGAATGGTGGGATTGCTTCGCCCGTTGGGCTCGCAATGACAGGAGAGGTGCAAGAAAATTGGCACAAACTCATCTTTGCTGAACAGGGTGAGTTTGTGTT
This genomic window from Deltaproteobacteria bacterium contains:
- a CDS encoding DUF692 family protein, producing the protein MVNYNSTVQKLGVGIGLRREHFDSLLSNPPGDVDFFEIAPENYLQIGGRNFNKFCQIAERYPLLAHGLSLSIGSVDPIDFEFLKQLKKFLNQFKIPWFSEHLCFASVKGAQFHDLIPLTFNEASLKHVVARAKVVQDFLEMPLALEHVSYYATLGENEMSEAEFVSRVVEAADCALHLDINNVYVNAVNHGYSPYEFLDQMPLHRVIHGHMAGHYQKLPDWLIDTHGAAIIEPVWDLLRYVSQKLEFPAILVERDHNLPPVEEVLAEMRQMREVLERSRKSVIASNVIPAQAVIHDDATISNGGIASPVGLAMTGEVQENWHKLIFAEQGEFVFDGLPAKKRECLVFYREAVFKTLRETITSCYPISAAILGAEWPRLIREFLVQAPPQNHLLKFVSEEFYRFFKKCEYPLKRRFPYLEELLDYELLELLLLYQEEIEDCFANARNDMVVFNPVMVIRQYAWPVHFISEKNCDLEKLPVGQYYLCVYRDPKTLAVNFMEVNAGIYEWWQGGLEKPKAIEASLKEWLQEIPFELQGAFKEQFFAFVQVAMEKGILHVIPD